The sequence TGGTGCTGGCAGCGATCGGAATCGCGCTCAGCGAACTCGCAAACTGGCTCGGAACGGACGCACTCGACCTGGTGAGCGTGCTCCTCCTCGTGGGTTCGTCGTTCGCCGTCGCGCTGATGATCCTCTACCAGGTTGTCCAGAACACCGGCTCGGACGGGCTGTCCGTCCAGGTATCCGCTGACGGAGGTGACTGATGGGGTCAGGGGACTGGACGTACTGTGCTGAACAGCCCGTCGCCTCCTGTGTGAACCCGGACGAACGCGTTCGGGTTCACCCGGCAGTTCGGGAGTGGACCGCCAGTACTACTCCGCCAAGCGTCGACAGCAGGGTCGGACCGACCTGCTGCGACGGATTCGACCCTGCAGTTCAGCCTTGCCAACGCAGTACACCCGACATACCCGGACCTGACTACCCGTGAATCTCGTTGCCATCGTCGCGCTCATCCTCGCCCTCGGAGTCGCCTCCCGCGTGCTCGCCGACCGGCTCCGCATCCCGAGCGTCCTCTTCCTGATCTTCGCCGGCATCGCCATCGGTCCAGAAATGCTGAATCTGGTCACCCGGGAGACGTTCGGCGGCGGGCTCTCGGCGATGGTCGGGATCAGCGTCGCCATCATTCTCTTCGAGGGTGGCTATCACCTCCGCCTCGAGAAGCTCCGGGAGAGTCCGACCGCGCTCACGAGGCTCACCACCGTCGGTGCGCTGCTGACGTGGCTTGGCACGGCTGGTGCGGTCGTCGCGTTCCTCGAGACCAGCCACGAGGTGGGGCTGTTAGTCGGGGCGCTGTTGATCGCGACCGGCCCGACGGTGATCGGGCCGATCCTGCAGGTCGTCACCGTCCGCGATCACGTGGCCTCGGTCCTCGAGGGTGAGGGCGTGATCAACGACGTGACGGCGGCGATCCTCGTCGTCGCGGTGTTCGAGGTGCTGATCGCCGGCGATGGCGGTCTCATCTCCCTCGTCGGCGACTTCGCGTGGCGATTACTCGTCGGACTGGCATTTGGTGCAGTCGTCGCTGCCGCCGTCTGGCTTGCGCTCAATCAGCGGAAGTTTACGCCCCAAACCGGGCCGTTACACGCCCGGTTGATCGTCCTCGCCGGCGTCGTCGTCGCCTATGCGGGCGCGGAAACGATCGCCAGTGAGACAGGCATCGCTGCGGCTGCGATGGCCGGATTCGTCCTCGGGAACGTCGACCTGCCCTACCACGAGGACGTGATCGGCTTCCTCGACGACCTCTCGGTAGTCGTCCTCTCGTTTATTTTCGTCGCGCTGGCGGCGCTGATCGACTTTCAGGACATCATGGCCCTCGGGCTGGCCGGGCTCGCCATCGTCGTCGCAATTACGATGGTGATCCGGCCCGCCGTGATCTACCTCTCGACGACCAGCGAGCGTTTTACGCACACCGAACGGCTCTTTCTCAGCGCGGTCGGCCCCCGCGGGATCATCCCCGCCAGCGTCGCGACGCTCTTTGCCGTCGAGTTGCAAGCGCTCGGCCGCCCACAGGAGGCCCAGTTGCTCGCCGGCACCGTCTTTCTGATCATCTTCGCGACGGTCGTCCTCCAGGCCGGCCTCGCTCGACAGATCGCGAACGTACTCGAGGTTTCACCAATGCGCACCATCATCGTCGGCGGGGGACGGGTCGGCCTCTCCCTCGCAGAACGACTCGAACAGGACGGAGAGAACGTACTGCTGGTCGACGCGAACCCGGATGCCGTCGAAAAAGCCCGTAAACGCGGCCTCCGGGCGCTCGAGGGTGACGGCACCGACGCCGCGGTCCTCGAGCAAGCGGGCGTCGACGACGCGAAGACGGTCATCGCGACCACGCCCGACGACGACGTCAACCTGCTGATCTGCCAGCTCGCCCAGACCACCTTCGACGTCGAGACGGTCGCTTCGCGGGTCAACCAGCCCGAGAACGTCGACGCCTTCGAAGCACTCGACGTCCACGCGATCGACCTCTCGATGGCCACCGCGTGGTCGCTCGAGAACGTCTTAGAGCGGCCGTCGCTGTCGGCGTGGATGAACGAACTCGGCCGCACCGGCGACGTCCAGGAGATCGAAGTGACGGCGTCGGATCTGGTCGGCAAGACGATCGCCGAGCTCAATGCCGAGATTCCAGACGGCTGTATCGTCGGGTTGCTGACCCACCGGGATGGGGCAACCGAGGTGCCGACTGGCGACCACCGGCTTCGAGACGGCGACCGGGTCACCTTCCTCGGCGAGACCGACGCCGTCGAGCAGGCTGTCAAACGGTTTCACCCGCACGACTGACGTCGTCGTTCCGTCATCGACGACACCTGCTGTGAGTTCCAGACTCGGGAGGTCACCTGACCTCTCGGTCGTTTCGATCCGAAGTGTCGCCTCGGTCTTACACAGCCCGCATGCAGCGATCGCGCGAATTCGGACTGGTTGTCTCCTGTCTTCCGTTCTGACCGGCTCTCGAGTCCGCCAGCCGCCGCTGTCGGTTCGTCCCTGACTGCGAGGTCGCTGGCGGTGTGGTGCTGGGTTCTCGTTTCGGTCAGGCGGTCCGCTCTGGCGGAACGAGAAAGACGTTGCCGAGAGCGTTCGCGACGACGGACTCGGAGACGCTTCCGAGCAGCAACCGCCGGAGCCGACTCTGCCCGCGCGACCCGAGTAGCGTCGTCGTCGGTTCGTACTCCGCTTCCGCCGTCAGTATCTCGTCGGCTGGATCTCCCTCCCGGACGTCGACGGTCGCATCGACGTCCCACGACTCGAGCCGGGTCGCCAGTTCGGCGAGTCTCTCGTCGGGTGCCCCGTCACTGGCTGGCTGGCGGCTGTTGGGCGTTTCGACGTGAACGAGCGTCGCCTCGCGGGTCGCGTGACGGAGATACGAAAACGCCTCGAAGGCTCGCTCGGCGTTCTCGGAGAAGTCGGTCGCGTACAGCACTCGCCGGAATAGCTGTCCTTCGAGGAGGGCCGGGTCGTCGGTCTGGCGTTCGACCCGGGTGACCAGCAGCGGCACGACCGTCGTCCGCGCGAGATTTCGCGTCGTCGAGCCGATGAGCCGATTCTCGAGCGGTCGTTTGCCCCGCGAGCCGACGATCGTCAGGTTCGCGCCGACGGTTTCGGCGATACCGTTGATCCGGCGGTGTGGTGTCCCCCTGACGACGTGGCTTTCGACCTCGAGACCGCCGGCCTCGATCGTCTCGCGATACCGGCGGAGCGCGCGTCTGCGCCGTTTTTCGTGATCGATGCCGGGCGTTCCGGCGTGGACGTTGGCCGGGACGACCGTGACGAGGTGGAGAGTGTCGACACCGATTCGGTCGAGGCACTCGAGGCAGGTGTCGGTCTCGATGGCCGCGTCGCTGGCCGCAGACAGGTCTGTCGCGTAGACTGCTTTCATATCCTTCGATGCGGCCGGCCGGCCCCTATTGCTGTTGGTTCGGTCGTCGAAGCCGGCGTCGACGTACCGACACCAGGATGCTGACCGTAACCTTGGCGATCACCAACCGAACGTTCATAGCCCAGTAGCAATCACTGCCCACAATGTCTGCAACACCGCACGTCGTAGTGCTCGGTGGCGGCGCAGGTGGGTTGATGACGGCCAACCGGCTCTCCCGGAAACTCGACCACGTCGACGTCACCGTCGTCGATCGAAGCGAGTACCACTACTACCAGCCGTCGTACTATCTCATCCCGTTCGGCTACAAAGAACCCGACCAGCAACGTCGCCCGATCACGGACCTCCTCCGCGAGGGGATCACGTTCCGTCAGGCGACCGTCGAGGGCGTCGACCCGGACGACCAGATCGTCCAGACAGACGACGGCGACCTCGCCTACGATTACCTCGTCGTCGCACTCGGCAACGCACTCCGTGACGACACCGTCGACGGCCTGGTCGACGCCTGGGAGGAGACCGACTCGGTCTTCCCGTTCTACCACTACGAGGCTGCCCTCGAGCTGGGCGAGGCACTCGAGGAGTTCGACGGCGGCCGGTTCGTGGTTTCGGTGCCGGAGACGCCGATCAAGTGCGGCGGCGCGCCGCTGAAGCTGACGATGCTCGCGGAGGACTACTTCCGTCGAG is a genomic window of Natrarchaeobaculum aegyptiacum containing:
- a CDS encoding cation:proton antiporter, with product MNLVAIVALILALGVASRVLADRLRIPSVLFLIFAGIAIGPEMLNLVTRETFGGGLSAMVGISVAIILFEGGYHLRLEKLRESPTALTRLTTVGALLTWLGTAGAVVAFLETSHEVGLLVGALLIATGPTVIGPILQVVTVRDHVASVLEGEGVINDVTAAILVVAVFEVLIAGDGGLISLVGDFAWRLLVGLAFGAVVAAAVWLALNQRKFTPQTGPLHARLIVLAGVVVAYAGAETIASETGIAAAAMAGFVLGNVDLPYHEDVIGFLDDLSVVVLSFIFVALAALIDFQDIMALGLAGLAIVVAITMVIRPAVIYLSTTSERFTHTERLFLSAVGPRGIIPASVATLFAVELQALGRPQEAQLLAGTVFLIIFATVVLQAGLARQIANVLEVSPMRTIIVGGGRVGLSLAERLEQDGENVLLVDANPDAVEKARKRGLRALEGDGTDAAVLEQAGVDDAKTVIATTPDDDVNLLICQLAQTTFDVETVASRVNQPENVDAFEALDVHAIDLSMATAWSLENVLERPSLSAWMNELGRTGDVQEIEVTASDLVGKTIAELNAEIPDGCIVGLLTHRDGATEVPTGDHRLRDGDRVTFLGETDAVEQAVKRFHPHD
- a CDS encoding universal stress protein, translated to MKAVYATDLSAASDAAIETDTCLECLDRIGVDTLHLVTVVPANVHAGTPGIDHEKRRRRALRRYRETIEAGGLEVESHVVRGTPHRRINGIAETVGANLTIVGSRGKRPLENRLIGSTTRNLARTTVVPLLVTRVERQTDDPALLEGQLFRRVLYATDFSENAERAFEAFSYLRHATREATLVHVETPNSRQPASDGAPDERLAELATRLESWDVDATVDVREGDPADEILTAEAEYEPTTTLLGSRGQSRLRRLLLGSVSESVVANALGNVFLVPPERTA